Proteins from a genomic interval of Granulicella sp. L56:
- a CDS encoding SDR family NAD(P)-dependent oxidoreductase codes for MTSIDLWQKSILITGALGAIAEHIVRKLSEAGAFLILTDAKSEAEALPVIESWKIRPSRYIYRQMDVTNSTEVEAVVHDMISRYLNLDTVLGHAGGCGLHPFAETSEADFDRIFKFNYFAQTYLARAFVSQWVRRKIAGHLIFTSSYVAQIPHTRIPAYATAKAALEHLTRCLALEYAPAGIRFNGISPGNVAAGSSLKVFEEDQEYREFVLRVAPMGKRNSPEAIADAFVFLCSEMAEEITGQILRVDFGVSIPKIG; via the coding sequence ATGACCAGCATTGATCTGTGGCAAAAATCTATCCTGATTACAGGCGCTCTCGGTGCGATTGCCGAACATATCGTCCGCAAACTCAGTGAAGCAGGCGCCTTTCTTATTCTCACAGACGCAAAATCTGAGGCAGAAGCTCTTCCTGTAATCGAGAGTTGGAAGATTCGTCCCTCAAGGTACATCTATCGCCAGATGGATGTAACAAATTCAACTGAAGTAGAAGCTGTCGTCCATGACATGATAAGTCGCTACTTAAACCTGGACACTGTTTTGGGTCATGCTGGAGGGTGTGGACTTCATCCGTTCGCCGAAACGTCAGAAGCTGACTTTGATCGTATCTTCAAGTTTAATTACTTTGCACAAACTTATCTGGCACGCGCTTTCGTTTCGCAATGGGTGCGCCGCAAAATTGCCGGCCACCTGATCTTCACTTCATCCTATGTGGCCCAAATTCCTCATACCCGAATTCCGGCCTACGCTACAGCAAAAGCTGCATTGGAGCATCTGACCCGCTGCCTCGCCCTTGAGTATGCCCCGGCGGGCATACGTTTCAACGGGATCTCTCCAGGGAATGTGGCTGCAGGTAGCTCGCTCAAGGTCTTTGAAGAGGACCAGGAGTATCGAGAGTTCGTACTTCGCGTGGCACCCATGGGAAAGCGCAATTCGCCGGAAGCAATTGCGGACGCATTTGTATTTCTCTGCTCCGAGATGGCAGAGGAAATAACGGGTCAGATACTCCGAGTAGATTTCGGCGTCAGCATCCCGAAGATTGGATGA
- a CDS encoding GntR family transcriptional regulator translates to MPPTTQLSELPVATLKTHVVERIRNAILTAVFKPGERLNETHLAQQFGVSRIPVREALFQLQEQGLVMNHPRRGMFVVMLSEEDVQKINSLRIVLEAEAIKLCRVNLIPSYEKRLEALVEKMESTTTESDFDASKLDLEFHRIVWAASGNSYLEKTLNSLVTVLFSHQALAYMTAHNSLHWPLRHHRDLLDVILSKSNMSPEAAVIKHLRHRYTNPERYSSLAHTQIPLT, encoded by the coding sequence ATGCCCCCCACAACCCAGCTCTCAGAGCTCCCCGTAGCTACCTTAAAGACTCATGTCGTCGAGCGAATCCGCAATGCAATTCTGACGGCTGTCTTCAAGCCTGGTGAACGGCTCAATGAAACCCATCTCGCCCAGCAATTTGGAGTAAGCCGGATTCCGGTGCGTGAAGCTTTATTTCAGCTCCAGGAGCAAGGATTGGTGATGAACCATCCTCGTCGCGGCATGTTTGTTGTCATGCTTAGCGAGGAGGACGTGCAAAAGATTAATAGTCTGCGGATTGTGCTTGAGGCTGAGGCCATCAAATTGTGCCGCGTGAACCTAATACCCAGCTATGAAAAGCGGCTTGAGGCGCTGGTGGAAAAGATGGAGAGCACGACCACGGAGTCTGACTTTGATGCTTCAAAATTGGATTTGGAATTTCACCGGATAGTTTGGGCTGCATCTGGAAACTCATATCTGGAGAAGACGTTGAATTCCCTGGTGACGGTCCTCTTCTCGCATCAGGCGCTTGCTTATATGACGGCCCATAATTCACTTCATTGGCCGTTGCGTCATCACCGCGATCTCCTTGATGTGATTCTAAGCAAATCAAATATGAGTCCGGAAGCTGCGGTTATAAAACACCTTCGCCATCGTTATACGAATCCAGAGCGTTATTCCAGCCTGGCCCATACGCAGATTCCCCTCACATAA
- a CDS encoding L-rhamnose/proton symporter RhaT has translation MNIGAGIAIASIAGVMNGLFPLPMKANKVWAWENNWLPFSFLSLVLFPGIIAWYTVPQFPLACQHANLADIFAAMACGALVYTGSLLFGISIVYAGLTLSFALLVGSMNAVGILVPRLLFKHSLLGSAADWLVLAGVAFSTVSVVLGFLAGRWNRKTQEDVTQAPSKRILGSILATLGGILSGLLPVAMAMPWEHRLFSSAIHYGDASSVGASNAVLSLILFGGAIPNCSYCIYLLWKNRTCRHYRVNRSYLYWGLVFAMAILYSASVALWGMAISPSLLGALGSSVGWALFVGMIVLSSTTAGLLQGEWKQAGISAWTALTGSLACLLSSMILICIGNYYK, from the coding sequence GTGAATATTGGCGCGGGAATAGCAATTGCTTCTATCGCCGGGGTGATGAACGGCCTCTTTCCGCTGCCAATGAAAGCCAACAAGGTCTGGGCATGGGAAAACAACTGGCTACCGTTCAGCTTTCTATCTCTCGTGCTCTTTCCCGGAATCATCGCCTGGTATACCGTGCCTCAGTTTCCGCTGGCATGTCAGCATGCGAACCTTGCTGACATATTCGCAGCGATGGCCTGTGGTGCGCTCGTTTATACAGGATCGCTGCTATTTGGTATCTCCATCGTCTATGCCGGTCTTACCTTGAGCTTTGCTTTGCTCGTCGGATCCATGAATGCTGTCGGCATTCTAGTTCCCCGGCTGCTGTTCAAGCATTCCCTGCTGGGCTCGGCGGCTGACTGGCTTGTTCTCGCTGGTGTAGCGTTTTCAACCGTCTCTGTCGTTTTAGGATTTCTGGCTGGTAGGTGGAATAGAAAAACTCAAGAGGATGTGACTCAGGCTCCCTCAAAGCGTATTTTGGGTTCTATCCTGGCTACGCTCGGAGGAATACTTTCCGGCCTCCTGCCTGTTGCGATGGCAATGCCCTGGGAGCATCGTCTCTTCAGCTCTGCAATTCACTATGGCGACGCATCCTCGGTTGGAGCATCGAACGCCGTACTATCCCTGATTCTTTTCGGAGGAGCAATTCCAAATTGCAGCTACTGCATATATCTCTTATGGAAGAACCGCACCTGCCGTCATTACAGAGTGAATCGTTCTTATCTTTATTGGGGACTGGTCTTTGCCATGGCGATTCTCTACTCAGCGAGCGTGGCACTTTGGGGGATGGCGATTTCTCCTTCCCTGCTCGGGGCTTTAGGCTCCTCGGTCGGCTGGGCTCTGTTCGTCGGCATGATTGTTCTGAGCTCTACTACTGCTGGCCTGCTTCAAGGCGAGTGGAAGCAGGCCGGTATAAGCGCATGGACGGCACTTACCGGAAGCCTTGCATGCCTGCTTTCGTCGATGATCCTAATATGTATCGGCAACTACTATAAGTAA
- a CDS encoding RraA family protein: MTAWSTDDELFTLAERELFTCVVGDIMDKLHLFHQFLPPQIRPITNEAMVIGRAMPVLCGDVFQESSLNSANELMAKPFGLMLEALDDLQKGEVYLCTGSAPRNATWGEMMATRATKLGARGAVLDGYYRDTKELIRMNFPTFGYGSYGQDSAPRYKVHDFRVPIEIGTVRIQPGDIIFGDIDGVCIVPKEAEREVFTKALEKARGEKLVKKSLEAGISAVATYKEHGIM, translated from the coding sequence ATGACTGCTTGGAGTACAGATGACGAACTTTTTACACTTGCAGAACGTGAACTGTTCACCTGCGTCGTCGGCGACATTATGGACAAACTCCACCTCTTCCATCAATTTCTCCCTCCGCAAATCAGACCTATCACCAATGAGGCCATGGTTATAGGCCGCGCAATGCCCGTCTTGTGCGGAGACGTCTTTCAGGAGTCATCCTTGAACTCTGCAAATGAGCTAATGGCAAAGCCTTTCGGACTAATGCTTGAGGCCCTCGATGATTTGCAGAAAGGCGAAGTTTATCTCTGCACTGGATCAGCTCCGCGAAACGCCACATGGGGCGAAATGATGGCGACGCGGGCCACAAAGCTGGGAGCAAGAGGAGCGGTTCTAGACGGCTATTACCGGGACACCAAAGAATTGATTCGAATGAATTTTCCAACCTTTGGCTATGGCTCCTACGGTCAGGACTCTGCGCCTCGCTATAAGGTGCACGACTTCCGCGTGCCCATTGAGATTGGGACTGTCCGGATTCAACCAGGCGATATTATCTTTGGCGATATTGATGGTGTATGCATTGTTCCGAAGGAAGCAGAACGAGAGGTCTTCACCAAGGCCCTTGAAAAGGCTCGCGGAGAAAAATTAGTCAAAAAATCCCTTGAAGCTGGAATAAGTGCGGTTGCCACATATAAAGAACACGGAATTATGTGA
- a CDS encoding mannonate dehydratase, translating to MKLGLGLYRHMLTSEHYAFAAQAGCTHVVVHLVDYFKGSASNPANNQPTGGKDSPWGMAGDPEHLWTQKELSDLKTEIEASGLHLEAIENLDPAHWHDILLDGPKRAAHIENVKTIIRRMGEAGIPILGYNFSLAGVCGRIQGPFARGGAVSVGLDGPVETPIPNGMVWNMIYDQHAPAGTLPSISHEELWKRVERFLEEVLPVAEEAGVTLAAHPDDPPLPTMRQQPRLVYQPDMYQRLIDINHSSRNGLEFCLGTLAEMSDGDIYSAVDQYSKQHRIAYIHFRNVRGKVPNYKEAFIDDGDIDMLRILSILDRNGFDGVLIPDHTPQMSCSAPWHAGMAHTLGFMRAALMNIEREHRSRQPGTIR from the coding sequence ATGAAACTTGGGCTTGGCTTATATCGCCACATGTTAACCTCCGAGCACTATGCCTTCGCTGCTCAGGCTGGATGTACTCATGTAGTCGTTCACCTGGTTGATTACTTCAAAGGTAGTGCTTCAAACCCGGCCAACAATCAACCTACGGGCGGAAAAGACAGTCCGTGGGGAATGGCTGGAGATCCTGAGCATCTCTGGACACAAAAAGAACTTAGCGACTTAAAGACCGAGATAGAGGCGTCGGGGCTTCATCTTGAGGCAATCGAAAACCTCGACCCGGCCCATTGGCACGACATTCTGCTCGACGGGCCCAAGCGAGCCGCCCACATTGAGAATGTCAAGACCATCATTCGCCGGATGGGAGAAGCCGGAATCCCGATCCTCGGCTATAACTTCAGCCTGGCCGGTGTCTGCGGACGTATCCAGGGGCCATTCGCGAGAGGTGGTGCCGTATCTGTCGGTCTCGATGGACCTGTCGAGACACCAATTCCAAACGGCATGGTTTGGAACATGATTTACGATCAGCATGCCCCCGCGGGCACGCTTCCCTCTATTTCGCATGAAGAACTTTGGAAGAGAGTCGAGAGATTTCTCGAAGAGGTTCTGCCTGTTGCGGAAGAAGCCGGCGTAACGCTTGCTGCCCATCCAGATGATCCGCCTTTACCGACCATGCGTCAGCAGCCTCGACTGGTCTATCAGCCAGATATGTATCAAAGGTTGATTGACATCAATCACAGCTCCAGAAACGGTCTTGAGTTTTGCCTGGGAACGCTAGCTGAAATGAGTGACGGCGATATCTACAGTGCTGTTGATCAATATAGTAAGCAGCACCGCATTGCTTACATTCATTTCCGCAATGTTCGCGGCAAGGTTCCCAATTATAAAGAAGCATTTATCGATGATGGCGATATCGATATGCTTAGGATCCTGTCAATTCTTGACCGCAACGGATTTGATGGCGTTCTTATTCCCGACCACACTCCGCAGATGAGTTGTTCCGCTCCCTGGCACGCTGGCATGGCGCACACGCTGGGATTTATGCGTGCCGCGCTTATGAATATTGAAAGAGAACATCGCTCTCGTCAGCCAGGGACAATCAGGTGA
- a CDS encoding tetratricopeptide repeat protein, with translation MKRRSWQIICRVCLTLTFIFIAGAISPTWAQSSGQKNENVCDVHGTLRRVDELLKLHRDAEAKLLLQRVEKCVHLSQIETFNIAWSYGRMHDFKTALRLFATVDADVPDDQTHAYAVAFGQFEMGDYPSVIKSLKAVQNKQALNPDCVNLLAVSYAKLGQYQDAYVLLRGQIQEHPQDLFSYLNLITLLTDAGQFAEAQKVATECVAVFPNNSEVFVVRGATETLLGQLDKARDDFDNAVKASPEKTDPRFFLALTDYKLSNYAAAAADLRSAMDAGVSSADLEYLLAECMLKLDPTKPTEALAQLDMAIRLDGNSVPSRTLRGKLLLEEGNSQKAVVDLEIAHKIDPTMRSATYNLARAYFAVGKQKEAQALYQQLQQQTTNTVNELSDRRIKQVLSGGP, from the coding sequence GTGAAGCGGCGCAGTTGGCAGATCATTTGCCGAGTCTGTCTCACTCTGACTTTTATCTTCATTGCCGGCGCTATCAGTCCCACTTGGGCGCAGAGTAGCGGGCAGAAAAACGAGAACGTTTGCGACGTGCACGGCACGCTGCGCCGTGTCGATGAGCTTTTGAAGCTGCATCGAGATGCAGAAGCTAAGCTTCTGCTGCAGAGGGTGGAGAAATGTGTGCATCTGTCGCAGATCGAAACCTTTAATATTGCCTGGTCTTATGGCAGGATGCATGACTTCAAGACAGCTCTCAGGCTCTTTGCGACCGTCGATGCGGATGTGCCCGACGACCAAACACATGCCTATGCGGTCGCGTTTGGCCAGTTCGAGATGGGCGACTATCCGTCGGTGATCAAGAGCCTTAAAGCAGTGCAGAATAAGCAAGCGCTTAACCCTGACTGTGTAAATCTTCTCGCTGTATCGTATGCAAAGCTAGGCCAATATCAGGATGCATACGTGCTTCTTCGGGGCCAGATTCAGGAGCATCCGCAAGATTTATTTTCTTACCTGAATCTGATAACGCTGCTAACCGATGCCGGACAGTTTGCTGAAGCGCAAAAAGTGGCGACAGAGTGTGTCGCGGTTTTTCCGAATAATTCAGAGGTGTTTGTCGTTCGTGGCGCCACGGAGACCTTGCTGGGCCAGTTGGACAAGGCACGTGATGACTTTGATAACGCAGTGAAAGCTTCGCCCGAAAAAACGGATCCGCGATTCTTTTTGGCACTAACCGACTACAAGTTGAGCAACTATGCAGCGGCGGCCGCCGATCTAAGGAGTGCAATGGATGCCGGGGTCAGCAGTGCGGATTTAGAGTACCTATTGGCCGAATGCATGTTGAAACTCGATCCAACGAAACCGACCGAGGCACTTGCCCAACTGGATATGGCGATCCGGCTCGACGGAAATTCTGTGCCTTCTCGCACACTGCGCGGGAAGCTTCTTTTAGAAGAAGGGAATTCACAGAAGGCGGTTGTGGATTTAGAGATAGCCCACAAGATCGATCCTACGATGCGGAGTGCTACCTATAATTTGGCTCGTGCGTATTTTGCCGTCGGTAAGCAGAAGGAAGCGCAGGCTCTTTATCAACAGTTACAACAACAGACGACGAACACTGTTAATGAGCTTAGTGATCGGAGAATCAAGCAAGTTCTGTCGGGAGGCCCGTAA
- a CDS encoding DUF5054 domain-containing protein has product MDRRDFLKGMTIASISPLASHASAMEVQSNETVNTVYVVSMCHLDIGFTDTERNVLLTYFDEYLPRAMDLATAFRSSQGEERYVWTIASWMIYQYLEQASTKDRKRMEDAILAGDIAWHAMPFTWQSEMLDRSLISSALNISTVLDRRFGKKTVAGKLTDVPGHTRGLIAPLVEAGVEFLDIGDNPGCRAPDVPFLPASGTAGSTTEGAEPLEPHCHLFNWRNPKGEQVMVLYHPLGYGGTVAVPGTDIAVSIRVAIDNSGPHTAQQVKEYYAALRSRFPRARIVAANLSTVATALRKVRDRLPVVTQEIGDTWIYGPASDPGKVARYRELCRLRQEWLADGRLHVGDTVDMAFTSRLILMPEHNWGLSTGQYLKNPDIYTVSQLRKARIEKPEFQKMDDEWTDKRRNVDIAVLTLPPALQQEANSRLEALKPSLPDRQSLNEFNPANNFQTSNFDVSLDPAHGAIVKLRDRKTGREWASSEHPLALFRYQTFTSADFARFNTQYNTQRFADNDFGKPGMNQYPAESRTWQPELQRCSAGEDAKGHRIVVDLQMPKPDPSLEDLIGWPEHSTVELSFPHNERAVYITLQCFRKRPNRMAEAMWFSFSPNAPDPNGWQFEKVNQPISPLDVIENGNRHLHAVTKDVSYRDEKGSFTLELLDAALVAPGQRSLLDFNNKQPDMREGVHVNLYNNLWGTAFPQWYESDMRFRFVIKV; this is encoded by the coding sequence ATGGATCGCCGAGACTTTCTGAAAGGAATGACCATTGCCTCCATCAGCCCGCTTGCTTCTCATGCAAGCGCAATGGAAGTTCAATCCAATGAGACGGTAAACACTGTTTATGTCGTTTCCATGTGCCATCTCGATATCGGTTTTACGGACACTGAGCGAAATGTTTTACTGACGTACTTTGATGAATATCTGCCGCGCGCAATGGATTTGGCAACGGCATTCCGCAGCTCTCAAGGAGAAGAGCGGTATGTCTGGACGATTGCGTCATGGATGATCTATCAGTACCTGGAGCAGGCATCGACCAAAGATCGCAAACGAATGGAAGATGCCATCCTGGCCGGCGACATCGCCTGGCACGCGATGCCATTTACGTGGCAGTCGGAGATGCTGGACCGCTCTTTGATCTCATCTGCCTTAAATATCTCTACGGTTCTCGATCGGAGATTCGGTAAGAAGACAGTCGCGGGCAAGCTAACCGATGTGCCAGGCCATACCCGCGGATTGATTGCTCCCCTTGTAGAAGCAGGCGTTGAGTTTTTGGATATCGGTGACAATCCGGGATGCAGGGCTCCTGATGTGCCTTTCTTACCCGCGAGTGGGACGGCTGGTTCAACAACGGAGGGTGCCGAGCCACTGGAGCCACACTGCCACCTCTTTAACTGGCGCAATCCTAAAGGGGAGCAGGTCATGGTGCTCTATCATCCGCTGGGATATGGTGGCACGGTGGCGGTTCCGGGAACGGACATCGCAGTTTCAATTCGAGTCGCGATCGACAACTCCGGTCCGCATACTGCACAGCAGGTAAAAGAGTATTACGCAGCGTTACGCAGCCGCTTTCCCAGAGCGCGAATTGTTGCCGCAAATCTGAGCACGGTTGCCACGGCGCTGCGTAAGGTGCGTGATCGTCTGCCAGTCGTTACTCAGGAGATTGGAGACACCTGGATTTATGGCCCGGCTAGCGATCCGGGCAAAGTTGCACGGTATCGCGAGTTATGCCGTTTGCGGCAGGAATGGCTGGCCGACGGGCGGCTCCATGTGGGAGATACAGTGGACATGGCATTTACGTCCAGGCTGATCCTGATGCCTGAGCATAATTGGGGACTCTCTACCGGTCAGTACCTGAAGAACCCGGACATCTATACCGTCAGTCAACTTCGCAAAGCCAGGATTGAAAAACCCGAGTTTCAAAAGATGGACGATGAGTGGACTGATAAGCGGCGCAATGTGGACATTGCCGTGCTGACACTCCCTCCCGCATTGCAGCAAGAGGCAAACTCCAGACTGGAGGCCCTTAAGCCAAGTCTTCCTGATAGGCAGTCGTTGAATGAGTTCAACCCTGCGAACAATTTCCAAACATCAAATTTTGATGTTTCTCTCGATCCTGCACATGGAGCGATCGTAAAGCTGAGAGATAGGAAGACGGGCCGTGAATGGGCATCCTCAGAGCATCCACTCGCACTTTTCAGATATCAGACATTTACAAGCGCCGACTTTGCGCGTTTCAACACCCAATACAACACGCAGCGGTTTGCCGACAATGATTTTGGCAAGCCGGGAATGAATCAGTATCCGGCCGAGAGCAGAACCTGGCAACCCGAATTGCAGCGGTGTAGCGCCGGAGAGGATGCCAAGGGGCACCGTATTGTTGTAGACCTGCAGATGCCGAAGCCTGATCCGTCGTTGGAAGACTTAATCGGCTGGCCGGAACACTCGACGGTCGAACTGTCGTTTCCGCACAACGAGCGTGCTGTGTATATCACCTTACAGTGCTTTCGGAAGCGACCGAACCGCATGGCAGAGGCGATGTGGTTTTCCTTCTCGCCGAATGCTCCTGACCCAAATGGGTGGCAGTTTGAAAAGGTGAATCAGCCGATATCTCCACTGGATGTAATCGAAAACGGCAATCGCCATTTACACGCAGTTACCAAGGATGTTAGCTATCGCGATGAAAAGGGAAGTTTCACGCTGGAATTGCTTGACGCGGCCCTTGTGGCTCCTGGTCAGAGATCGCTGTTGGACTTTAATAACAAACAACCGGACATGCGAGAAGGTGTGCATGTGAATCTCTACAACAATCTTTGGGGCACTGCCTTTCCGCAGTGGTACGAGAGTGACATGCGGTTTCGCTTTGTAATCAAGGTATGA
- a CDS encoding CRTAC1 family protein, with protein MEVFSSRMSFSRRSFLYLSGSAWGMELLGQVATRGLKQGALSAPSGRPFDAHFVDVAESAGLTFPTIYGGVDHKEYILEADGCGCAFIDYDNDGWMDVFILSGMRLNGTPANTGNRLYKNNRDGTFTDVTEKAGLSSSEWAMGVCVGDYNNDGFEDLFCTYYGQNKLYRNNRDGTFTDVTQQAGLALPTNPPSWGAGCSFIDYDRDGNLDLFLSTYVEFDLKTTPTPERDVNCNWKGIPVNCGPRGLPPSFPGAHVLFRNNGDGTFTDVTKQAKIDGPRRAYGMTVVAADFDEDGWQDIYVACDSTPSLLYMNNHDGTFREEGIFRGVALSEDGGEQAGMGIGLGDYNRDGHLDIFKTNFSDDTSDLYRNDGHANFQDVTRASRIAEESRYTSWGTGIVDLDNNGDPDIFLVTGSVYPEVEKKLSQYPNKGPRFLFRNLGDGTFEEIGQQAGTGVTTPHSSRGCAFGDFDNDGDLDILIVNMNEPPSLLRNDIKGNYHWVKVKLIGTKSNRSAIGARVVAHYGGKSNAQTLASQSSYLSVNDSRLHFGLGDAQQVDIDVFWPSGEVEHLKAVKADQLITVQEGKGIIAKTQFRKT; from the coding sequence TTGGAGGTATTCTCCTCACGCATGAGTTTTTCTCGTCGCAGCTTTCTCTACTTATCCGGTAGCGCGTGGGGTATGGAGCTCCTTGGCCAGGTCGCAACCAGAGGCCTGAAGCAAGGGGCTCTTTCCGCACCGTCAGGTCGTCCCTTCGACGCTCATTTTGTCGATGTGGCGGAGAGTGCAGGCCTGACATTTCCGACCATCTATGGCGGCGTCGATCATAAGGAGTACATTCTCGAAGCAGATGGATGCGGCTGTGCCTTCATTGACTATGACAACGATGGATGGATGGACGTTTTTATCCTTTCGGGAATGCGCCTGAACGGTACTCCGGCAAATACCGGCAACCGGCTCTACAAGAACAACCGGGACGGAACATTTACGGATGTCACGGAAAAGGCCGGCTTGAGCTCATCCGAGTGGGCTATGGGCGTATGCGTTGGGGACTACAACAACGATGGCTTTGAGGATTTGTTCTGTACCTATTACGGACAAAATAAACTCTATCGCAATAACCGCGATGGAACGTTTACAGATGTAACACAACAGGCTGGCTTGGCGCTGCCGACTAATCCTCCTAGTTGGGGAGCTGGATGCTCATTTATTGACTACGATCGCGATGGGAATCTGGACTTGTTCCTTTCCACTTACGTTGAGTTTGATTTAAAGACCACGCCGACACCGGAACGCGATGTGAACTGTAACTGGAAAGGTATTCCCGTAAACTGTGGGCCGCGAGGTTTGCCCCCGAGCTTTCCTGGAGCGCATGTGCTCTTTCGCAATAATGGCGACGGAACGTTTACCGATGTAACGAAGCAGGCCAAGATTGACGGTCCGCGCCGCGCTTACGGGATGACCGTCGTCGCAGCGGATTTTGACGAGGATGGATGGCAGGACATCTATGTGGCGTGCGATTCCACGCCAAGCCTCCTCTATATGAACAATCACGATGGAACCTTTCGGGAAGAGGGAATTTTTCGCGGTGTTGCATTGAGCGAAGATGGGGGCGAGCAGGCCGGGATGGGAATTGGCTTGGGTGACTATAACCGTGACGGGCACCTTGATATCTTCAAGACAAACTTTTCAGATGACACAAGCGACCTGTATCGAAATGACGGCCATGCCAATTTTCAGGATGTAACGCGAGCCAGCCGGATCGCGGAAGAGTCGCGTTACACCAGTTGGGGAACGGGGATTGTCGACTTGGACAATAACGGAGACCCTGACATCTTTCTTGTTACTGGCAGTGTCTATCCTGAAGTAGAGAAAAAGCTTTCCCAATATCCGAATAAAGGCCCCAGATTTCTGTTCAGAAATCTGGGCGATGGCACGTTCGAGGAGATTGGTCAGCAGGCAGGTACAGGGGTCACGACACCCCACTCCAGCAGAGGCTGTGCCTTTGGGGATTTTGATAATGATGGCGATCTCGACATTCTGATTGTGAATATGAACGAGCCGCCATCGTTGCTGCGGAATGACATAAAAGGTAACTATCACTGGGTCAAAGTAAAGCTGATCGGCACAAAATCGAATCGAAGCGCGATTGGGGCGCGGGTTGTGGCTCACTACGGTGGAAAAAGCAATGCTCAAACTTTGGCCAGCCAGTCGAGCTATCTTTCTGTCAATGATTCGCGGCTCCATTTCGGGCTGGGCGATGCACAGCAGGTGGATATCGACGTATTCTGGCCTAGTGGCGAGGTTGAGCATCTGAAAGCCGTCAAGGCCGATCAACTGATTACAGTGCAGGAAGGCAAGGGGATTATTGCCAAAACACAGTTCCGTAAGACTTAG